In one Coccinella septempunctata chromosome 6, icCocSept1.1, whole genome shotgun sequence genomic region, the following are encoded:
- the LOC123315896 gene encoding uncharacterized protein LOC123315896, translating into MLYPLVESSLPEDLLRVWQRSNSAAENGNVGKASNVSKTRLDGLIRFLESEVQNELRISMAVKGFDIGGKPKRERKAEKNLPSARNLLASVVKEDKCVFCEKTNHMSEQCFKAEKMPLSEKQEAAKIKRVCFGCLKSGHIKKHCRSKLKCSKCGKRHVDIMCPGRRSRPSSRSDSESSVSAVNIPKECALASSAEIPATFMQTLRVRVRNEVKDVVVRALIDTGSQNSYVLSKLAEKLDYKPHGQQDMVHLLFGGSKSDVASHQKFQVRVGNLDGTYWCNFEALGDKVICSNVPCVKRGAWLEELKKRDVIMSDVDSEEECVSILIGADIAGKLLTGRLHQTESGLTAVETHLGWTLMGKMPPKENAENKENLAVLSISMLTKDVDIKDLWSLDVIGINDPIDHKSRKDHNIQVEQNFKESIVKNPEGRYEVKLPWLDYHPELKDNKSMATQRLEKMVKKLREMQKFQEYDGIFREWLHEGIIEQVPAQEMDNWGVYLPHRPVFKEEATTKTRPIFDASAGSPSLNSCLEKGPNLIEEVVDILLRFGEGKIGVISDIKKAFLQISIDPVDRDFLRFLWYDAQDNLIMFRHCRVVFGVCSSPFMLGATISLHLENYLKSIESERGIFVSEYFYISKLKRSFYVDNCVASVDNFEQLADFKYKAKSVMETGLFDLRGWEYTHDNLNNVCGVLGLKWDKENDTLALNISNIEKVAVDKITKRVILSVAHRIFDPLGFVCPISLGPKILLQEAWAAKIGWDEEVNESIKKRFLVCIKELTKLSEVKIPRCMLGVNQSETDVEVSLHTFVDASKLAYAVEIFLRIQKGWDVQLRFVQAKTKVTPAKKGDTGNSISIPRLELLAATIGARLTRHILNAMDFKIDKVFYWSDSSTVITWINRENNWSVFVANRIKEIRNISEVKQWRHIPGNMNPADLPSRGCTVDQLLESRWWEGPDWLKKNEESWPNFPDQNIDETEVLSELKRSKIQNSALIALASSDRENMFSRYSSFSKATKVMGRIKRFIFNCENSALRREENFLTAKECREAERSLLKMIQREKFNGVTDEKIRELMPFMDSDGVIRTRSKISFREDNFDFRCPIILPEKDHLIECLIREKHIDLKHAGVTITLAVLREKFWIIKGRKVVRKVIQKCVDYRRHDAKAIETNTPPLPLNRVREAAIFEVIGVDFAGPIFLRDGIKAWICIFTCAVYRAVHLELVNSPNVASFLMALRRHIARRGRPSVIYSDNGTNFVGLSNRLNTFDYNSIAKTLAIEQIEWKFNPPSARWWGGFWERLIGILKRLLKRTLRKTCLNYEEMLTTLIDCEAIINSRPITYFSEKQGEIVPLSPSMFLQEVRETGVIDLDRVERVVMNKRFAYRQKIKRDLRQRFRNEYLGALSYPKRKNRIDEKIQVGDVVLVGSDNSKRMDWPLGRVKKLFKGTDGNMRVAKLVTASGEITRPVQRLYQLELNSSFGDENGLKNASVEMRKDERPNWENINIKNVKEDKQIRTRSGRISKEPRRLDL; encoded by the coding sequence ATGCTTTATCCGTTGGTTGAATCCTCATTACCAGAAGACTTATTACGAGTGTGGCAGCGGTCTAACAGTGCAGCTGAAAATGGTAACGTTGGAAAGGCGTCGAATGTGTCAAAAACGCGACTCGATGGACTTATAAGATTCTTGGAATCCGAGGTTCAAAACGAACTGAGAATCTCTATGGCCGTAAAGGGATTCGACATAGGCGGTAAACCGAAACGGGAGCGAAAAGCAGAAAAGAACTTGCCGAGTGCGCGGAATCTGCTTGCTTCGGTAGTGAAAGAGGACAAGtgtgttttttgtgaaaaaacgaACCACATGAGTGAACAGTGCTTCAAAGCGGAAAAAATGCCGCTATCGGAAAAACAAGAAGCGGCAAAAATTAAGCGCGTTTGTTTCGGTTGCTTGAAAAGCGGACATATAAAGAAGCATTGTAGATCGAAattgaaatgttcaaaatgcGGCAAGAGACACGTGGACATAATGTGCCCGGGACGAAGAAGTCGTCCGAGTTCGCGGTCCGATTCAGAAAGCTCGGTAAGTGCAGTCAACATTCCGAAAGAATGCGCTTTAGCTTCATCGGCCGAAATTCCCGCGACTTTCATGCAGACTCTAAGGGTGCGAGTGCGAAATGAAGTGAAGGATGTTGTCGTTCGTGCGTTGATCGACACCGGGTCGCAAAACTCGTATGTGTTGAGTAAACTTGCtgaaaaattggattataaACCGCATGGACAGCAAGATATGGTGCATTTACTTTTCGGCGGAAGTAAATCGGATGTCGCGTCGCACCAGAAGTTCCAAGTGCGTGTCGGGAATCTCGATGGAACATACTGGTGCAATTTTGAAGCGCTCGGCGATAAAGTGATTTGCTCGAATGTACCATGTGTAAAAAGAGGTGCGTGGTTGGAAGAGCTGAAAAAACGGGACGTTATAATGAGCGATGTCGATAGTGAAGAAGAGTGCGTATCCATCCTCATTGGCGCCGATATAGCGGGAAAGTTGCTGACAGGGCGGTTACACCAAACAGAAAGTGGATTAACAGCGGTAGAAACACATCTGGGATGGACATTGATGGGTAAAATGCCGCCAAAGGAGAAcgctgaaaataaagaaaacttGGCCGTTTTGTCTATCTCCATGTTGACAAAAGATGTGGATATAAAAGATTTATGGTCATTAGATGTTATAGGAATAAACGATCCTATAGATCATAAATCACGTAAGGATCATAACATTCAAGTTGAGCAGAACTTCAAGGAATCTATTGTGAAAAACCCCGAAGGTCGTTATGAGGTAAAACTACCATGGCTGGATTATCACCCCGAGCTCAAGGACAACAAGAGCATGGCCACGCAacgattggaaaaaatggtcaaGAAACTACGAGAGATGCAGAAATTCCAGGAATATGATGGGATATTCCGAGAATGGCTCCACGAGGGGATAATAGAGCAGGTACCAGCACAAGAAATGGACAACTGGGGTGTTTATTTGCCACATCGCCCGGTTTTCAAAGAAGAAGCTACAACAAAGACGAGGCCAATATTCGATGCGTCAGCAGGCAGCCCATCCCTAAATAGCTGTCTGGAAAAAGGACCGAATCTTATCGAAGAAGTCGTGGACATTTTATTAAGGTTTGGAGAAGGTAAAATTGGTGTGATTTCTGATATCAAAAAAGCGTTTCTTCAAATAAGTATTGATCCCGTAGATAGGGATTTTTTGAGATTTCTTTGGTATGACGCGCAGGACAATCTGATAATGTTCAGACACTGTAGGGTAGTTTTTGGTGTTTGTAGCAGTCCATTTATGTTAGGGGCGACCATCAGTCTACATttagaaaattatttaaaatcAATTGAAAGTGAACGCGGTATATTTGTCTCTGAATACTTTTACATCTCGAAGCTCAAACGTAGTTTTTATGTGGATAATTGTGTAGCGAGTGTGGATAACTTCGAACAATTAGCTGACTTCAAATATAAAGCAAAATCTGTGATGGAGACAGGTCTTTTTGATTTACGTGGATGGGAATATACTCATGACAATTTGAATAATGTTTGCGGGGTACTTGGCTTGAAATGGGATAAAGAGAACGACACGCTAGCGctaaatatttcgaatattgaGAAAGTCGCGGTTGACAAGATAACTAAAAGGGTAATTTTATCGGTAGCACATCGCATTTTCGATCCGCTAGGCTTTGTATGCCCAATATCACTCGGTCCCAAAATTTTGTTACAGGAAGCGTGGGCAGCTAAAATTGGTTGGGATGAAGAAGTGAACGAAAGTATTAAGAAACGTTTTTTGGTTTGTATCAAGGAATTAACAAAATTGTCGGAAGTAAAGATACCGCGTTGTATGTTAGGCGTCAATCAATCGGAAACGGACGTAGAAGTAAGTTTACATACCTTTGTCGATGCCAGTAAATTAGCATATGCTGTGGAAATTTTTTTAAGAATTCAAAAGGGTTGGGACGTGCAGCTTCGTTTTGTACAAGCAAAGACTAAAGTTACGCCTGCCAAAAAAGGTGACACGGGTAATTCTATAAGTATACCACGATTGGAATTATTAGCGGCAACGATTGGTGCAAGACTAACTAGGCATATTTTGAACGCAATGGATTTTAAAATAGATAAAGTATTTTACTGGTCAGACTCGTCAACGGTTATCACGTGGATCAATAGGGAAAATAATTGGAGCGTTTTTGTCGCGAATCGGATCaaagaaataagaaatatttcggAAGTTAAGCAATGGCGGCATATTCCGGGCAATATGAATCCTGCTGACTTGCCATCACGAGGATGTACGGTTGATCAGTTATTAGAATCTCGGTGGTGGGAGGGTCCGGATTGGCTCAAAAAGAATGAAGAAAGTTGGCCTAATTTTCCCGATCAAAATATAGACGAAACAGAAGTACTGTCGGAATTGAAgagatcaaaaattcaaaattccgcCTTAATCGCATTAGCAAGCAGTGATAGAGAAAATATGTTCAGTAGATATTCTAGTTTCTCGAAAGCGACAAAAGTAATGGGCAGGATCAAAAgatttatttttaattgtgaAAATTCTGCGTTGCGTAGGGAAGAAAACTTTTTGACGGCGAAAGAGTGTCGTGAAGCTGAAAGGAGTCTGCTGAAAATGATTCAAAGAGAAAAATTCAATGGCGTAACGGATGAGAAAATAAGAGAACTCATGCCTTTTATGGATAGCGACGGCGTTATTAGAACAAgatcgaaaatttcatttcgtgAGGATAATTTCGATTTCCGTTGTCCAATTATTCTTCCTGAAAAAGATCACCTCATAGAATGCTTGATTAGGGAAAAGCATATAGATCTCAAGCATGCGGGAGTTACAATCACGTTAGCGGTGTTGCGGGAGAAATTTTGGATTATAAAAGGTCGGAAAGTCGTGAGGAAAGTCATACAAAAATGTGTAGATTATCGCAGACACGACGCGAAAGCAATTGAGACGAATACTCCGCCATTACCACTCAACAGAGTCAGGGAAGCTGCGATATTTGAGGTGATAGGTGTAGATTTTGCAGGCCCAATTTTTCTTAGAGATGGAATAAAGGCTTGGATTTGTATTTTTACGTGTGCAGTTTACAGAGCGGTTCATTTAGAATTAGTGAACTCACCTAATGTAGCTTCCTTTTTAATGGCTTTACGACGACACATAGCGAGACGCGGCAGACCGAGCGTGATTTATAGCGATAACGGGACGAATTTCGTCGGACTCAGCAATAGATTGAACACTTTTGATTATAATTCAATCGCGAAAACTCTTGCAATAGAACAAATTGAATGGAAATTTAATCCGCCATCGGCGCGGTGGTGGGGAGGATTCTGGGAAAGGTTAATCGGTATTCTTAAGAGATTGTTGAAACGTACCCTTAGAAAAACGTGTTTGAATTATGAGGAAATGCTCACAACATTGATAGATTGTGAGGCTATCATAAATTCTCGGCCTATCACCTATTTTTCGGAAAAACAGGGTGAAATTGTACCATTATCTCCTTCTATGTTTTTGCAAGAAGTGAGGGAAACCGGAGTAATAGATTTAGACAGAGTCGAAAGAGTCGTTATGAATAAGCGTTTTGCATACAGGCAGAAGATAAAACGGGACCTGCGCCAAAGGTTTCGAAATGAATACTTAGGAGCCTTAAGTTATCCTAAGCGAAAAAATAGAATTGACGAGAAAATACAAGTCGGAGACGTTGTTCTGGTAGGGAGTGATAATTCCAAACGAATGGATTGGCCATTAGGCAGAGTGAAAAAGTTGTTTAAGGGAACGGACGGTAATATGCGGGTTGCAAAACTGGTAACAGCTTCCGGGGAAATAACACGTCCTGTTCAGCGTCTATATCAGCTCGAATTGAATTCGTCGTTTGGGGATGAAAATGGTCTCAAGAACGCGTCGGTCGAAATGAGGAAAGATGAAAGACCTAATTGGgaaaatattaatataaaaAACGTCAAGGAAGACAAACAAATTAGAACTAGAAGCGGGCGTATTTCCAAAGAACCCAGACGCCTTGATTTGTGA